From the Fibrobacter sp. UWR3 genome, one window contains:
- a CDS encoding methylated-DNA--[protein]-cysteine S-methyltransferase, with translation MKKPEVDILTIKHRNMWGEWTFKFEGNLLCGLRFTGADESIVPSTVKACAYAKPDSDEALPRATARVYNNVVRELNQYLSGKLKKFSIPIKLSGTKFQMNVLEAIMDIPYGKTWTYKQVAEIIGHPNAVRAVGNALHSNPLQVIIPCHRVVTSRGQIGGYALGTDLKRRLLCMEGAIQNELELE, from the coding sequence ATGAAAAAACCGGAAGTAGACATACTGACCATCAAGCACCGCAACATGTGGGGCGAGTGGACCTTCAAGTTCGAAGGGAACCTCCTGTGCGGGCTCCGGTTTACCGGCGCAGATGAATCGATTGTGCCAAGCACGGTCAAGGCCTGCGCATACGCAAAACCCGACAGCGACGAAGCTCTCCCGCGCGCCACAGCAAGGGTTTACAACAACGTTGTACGCGAACTCAACCAGTACCTTTCGGGCAAACTCAAAAAATTTTCCATCCCGATTAAGTTGTCCGGCACCAAGTTCCAGATGAACGTCCTCGAAGCCATCATGGATATTCCCTACGGCAAAACGTGGACATACAAGCAGGTTGCCGAAATTATCGGGCACCCGAATGCAGTCCGTGCCGTCGGGAATGCGCTCCACAGCAATCCCCTGCAGGTCATAATCCCCTGCCACCGCGTGGTCACGAGCCGCGGGCAGATTGGCGGTTACGCCCTCGGCACCGATTTGAAAAGGCGCCTCCTGTGTATGGAAGGCGCCATTCAAAACGAACTCGAACTGGAATAA
- a CDS encoding FISUMP domain-containing protein, with amino-acid sequence MKKFLLLPGHGSLFVAGTLFALCLVACGDDDDFSPVAKNRGYDYAYTTAKGLSETPCNEMREGREAVIGRDKDRYECRFDRADSVYIWVGYDDTLTAEGREFHRAESSSSLLYSSSSFDFDITWSYDKDDFKLASIPFTLTSKDELFNPEIEYGTMTDERDGQVYRTVVIGNRVWMAENLNFAGNDDYPLVLERSACINFDDDNCALLGRLYSREATMDNIACKLGSSCDIGDTLVRGVCPKGWHIPSSDEVTALVDAFGDKFEEVRSAKTWSFYNEGGNTTGFSMPATGGLNFYNKDFDNLGRTGIVWAYIKGPYLSYLVFRGESGNDIIIHSGFSYNLFASVRCVSDDTLNVVSLSSSVRSSSSVSSSSISSSSGGVSSSSFSSSSFSIFPTSSSSSSAKSSSSSVVSSASKDNFFNSDVTYGTLKDSRDGQVYKTVEINGTTWMAENLNFAGNSDWPLPKNYSYCYGGIAANCALYGRLYDRAAAMNSTTCGYGKSCSLYDGLNRGVCPDGWHIPSEEEVDDLMDFTLGNRKTLRSVDGWVDREVGANESGFSLVGSGVRADKNYVNQGRFAALWYYSTGVVQNYLVFSGVEDKMYLTENSKETVYISVRCVNGAGAEPASSGSTKSSSSGSSSSSESSSSEESSSSFDKAVLFNSSVSYGEMTDSRDGQTYRTLNIAGRTWMAENLNFADSSKLPILEGNNRCYDDDPSECVAFGRLYSREAALNDRRCTCYNGTCPSMSGNVQGICPSGWHIPSKSEAEQLANLNGNQASSLNSSYGWNADHRGNNSTGMSFVGTGVYQRQTGYVGFKGKGNYTNLWVYDASTPNENWYLMDVGKGTTGNGIIAVSDDAGYDPFYPVRCVKD; translated from the coding sequence ATGAAAAAGTTCCTGTTGCTGCCGGGTCATGGCTCGCTTTTTGTTGCGGGCACGCTCTTTGCTCTCTGTTTGGTCGCCTGTGGCGACGATGACGACTTTTCTCCGGTGGCGAAGAACCGCGGTTACGACTATGCATACACGACGGCGAAGGGCTTGTCGGAAACCCCGTGCAACGAGATGCGCGAGGGCCGAGAAGCCGTTATCGGGCGAGACAAGGACCGTTACGAGTGCCGCTTTGACCGCGCCGATTCCGTCTACATCTGGGTGGGCTACGACGATACGCTAACTGCGGAAGGTCGCGAGTTTCATCGGGCGGAATCTTCAAGCAGTTTACTGTACAGTTCCTCAAGTTTTGATTTTGATATCACTTGGTCTTATGATAAGGACGATTTCAAACTGGCGTCCATCCCCTTTACCCTGACTTCTAAGGACGAATTGTTTAACCCGGAAATCGAATACGGAACAATGACGGACGAACGCGATGGCCAGGTCTATAGGACCGTTGTCATTGGAAACAGAGTCTGGATGGCCGAGAACCTCAATTTTGCTGGCAACGACGATTATCCGCTAGTGCTCGAACGTTCGGCTTGCATTAATTTCGATGATGATAACTGCGCCCTGCTGGGCCGCTTGTATTCACGTGAAGCAACTATGGACAACATCGCCTGCAAACTTGGATCTTCCTGCGATATCGGGGATACCTTGGTTCGCGGTGTATGTCCCAAGGGATGGCATATTCCATCTAGCGACGAGGTTACGGCTCTAGTAGACGCATTTGGCGATAAATTTGAAGAAGTCCGGTCTGCAAAAACTTGGTCCTTTTATAACGAAGGGGGTAATACCACGGGCTTTTCGATGCCGGCAACGGGGGGGCTCAATTTCTATAATAAAGATTTTGATAATCTTGGAAGGACTGGAATCGTTTGGGCATATATAAAAGGACCGTATTTGAGTTACCTAGTTTTCCGCGGAGAGTCGGGTAATGATATTATTATACATTCTGGTTTTTCATACAATCTTTTTGCTTCTGTCCGCTGTGTATCGGATGACACGCTGAATGTAGTCTCTTTGTCATCAAGTGTCCGTAGTTCTTCGAGCGTTTCATCTTCGAGCATTTCATCTTCGAGCGGCGGAGTCAGCTCCAGCTCGTTCAGTTCTTCTTCCTTCAGCATTTTTCCCACCAGCAGTTCGTCGAGTAGCGCGAAGTCATCTAGCAGTTCTGTGGTTTCTTCTGCGTCCAAGGATAACTTTTTCAACTCGGATGTCACCTACGGAACTCTGAAGGATAGTCGCGATGGGCAGGTGTACAAGACCGTCGAAATAAATGGTACTACATGGATGGCGGAAAACTTGAACTTTGCAGGAAACAGCGACTGGCCGCTCCCGAAGAACTATTCCTACTGTTACGGCGGAATCGCCGCCAACTGCGCTCTATATGGAAGGCTGTACGATCGCGCTGCAGCCATGAACAGCACCACTTGCGGTTATGGAAAGTCGTGTAGCTTGTATGATGGCTTGAATAGGGGCGTGTGCCCGGACGGGTGGCACATTCCGTCAGAAGAAGAAGTCGACGATTTGATGGACTTCACTTTGGGCAACAGGAAGACCTTGCGATCAGTGGACGGATGGGTTGATAGGGAAGTCGGTGCGAATGAATCAGGTTTTTCTCTGGTGGGCTCCGGAGTCAGGGCCGACAAGAACTATGTAAATCAGGGCAGGTTTGCTGCGCTCTGGTATTATTCCACCGGAGTTGTCCAAAACTATCTGGTATTTTCGGGTGTCGAGGACAAGATGTATTTGACGGAAAATTCGAAAGAGACGGTGTACATTTCGGTGCGTTGCGTGAACGGTGCGGGGGCCGAACCCGCTTCTTCGGGCAGTACAAAATCGTCGAGTAGCGGGAGTTCGTCGAGCAGCGAAAGTTCCTCGAGCGAGGAATCTTCGAGTTCGTTCGACAAGGCGGTGCTCTTCAATTCGTCGGTAAGTTATGGCGAAATGACGGACTCGCGCGATGGACAGACGTACAGGACGTTGAATATAGCGGGGCGTACCTGGATGGCGGAAAACTTGAACTTCGCGGATTCTTCGAAACTCCCCATCCTGGAGGGGAACAACCGCTGCTATGATGATGACCCGAGCGAATGCGTAGCCTTCGGGCGCCTGTACAGCAGGGAGGCTGCGCTGAATGACCGTCGGTGCACATGTTATAACGGAACGTGCCCCTCGATGTCCGGCAATGTTCAGGGCATCTGCCCCAGCGGGTGGCATATCCCTTCGAAAAGCGAGGCGGAACAACTGGCGAACTTGAACGGGAATCAGGCAAGTAGTCTGAATTCGTCCTATGGGTGGAATGCAGACCATAGAGGCAACAATTCTACGGGCATGTCCTTTGTAGGAACCGGTGTGTATCAACGCCAAACCGGCTATGTCGGATTTAAAGGAAAGGGAAACTATACCAATCTGTGGGTTTACGACGCGTCGACCCCGAATGAAAATTGGTATCTGATGGATGTAGGAAAAGGCACGACCGGAAATGGAATCATAGCTGTCTCGGATGACGCTGGATATGATCCGTTTTATCCTGTCCGCTGCGTGAAGGACTAA
- a CDS encoding IMP cyclohydrolase, translated as MKYTDEAKQNFKALSNNPYPGRGIILGESADGKSYVQVYWIMGRSVNSRNRVFEIEPKTGFMKTKAFDESKLTDPHLIIYYPARHTADVQIITNGDQTDTIYDAIKLGGTFESALRTRQYEDDAPNFTPRISGIHYKNASPAVYKLSILKSRNNSEEAGCERMTFEYEKALPGLGHFISTYETDGSPIPSFNGFPKLMPIFDNAEDTLKKYWAALNKDNKVSLMVKWIDKKTFKAKTLIVNKNK; from the coding sequence ATGAAATACACAGACGAAGCAAAACAGAATTTCAAGGCCCTCTCCAATAACCCCTATCCTGGTCGTGGCATTATCCTCGGCGAAAGCGCCGACGGCAAGTCCTACGTGCAGGTCTACTGGATCATGGGCCGTAGCGTCAACAGCCGCAATCGCGTGTTCGAAATTGAACCCAAGACCGGCTTCATGAAGACCAAGGCCTTCGATGAATCCAAGCTCACGGACCCGCACCTGATTATCTACTACCCGGCACGCCACACGGCCGACGTCCAGATTATCACGAACGGCGACCAGACCGACACGATTTACGACGCCATCAAGCTCGGCGGCACCTTCGAAAGCGCTCTCCGCACGCGCCAGTACGAAGACGACGCCCCGAACTTCACGCCGCGTATTTCCGGCATCCACTACAAGAACGCAAGCCCCGCCGTGTACAAGCTCTCGATTCTCAAGAGCCGTAACAACAGCGAAGAAGCCGGTTGCGAACGCATGACGTTCGAATACGAGAAGGCTTTGCCGGGTCTCGGCCACTTCATCAGCACCTACGAAACCGACGGAAGCCCGATTCCTAGCTTCAACGGCTTTCCGAAACTGATGCCGATTTTCGACAACGCCGAAGACACGCTCAAAAAATACTGGGCCGCCCTGAACAAGGACAACAAGGTTTCCCTGATGGTCAAGTGGATTGACAAGAAGACCTTCAAGGCGAAAACGCTTATCGTGAATAAGAACAAGTAA